A single window of Engraulis encrasicolus isolate BLACKSEA-1 chromosome 20, IST_EnEncr_1.0, whole genome shotgun sequence DNA harbors:
- the LOC134436719 gene encoding coiled-coil domain-containing protein 42 homolog produces MAQSQLDDYFRQVFEESILDLPVHKQSLTSNAMRFLDKRQEIDAVDASLQSKRNEFKVACEQIRQRRDKLSNNEGKAKEALFKFDKFITENDAKRSRGKKKADLQKVMVAQKEQELDDLKREYRTLLSRREKLSCRVTKSTVYHAFLTKLTHMSKKFEDIAQVIARFDTLLATRDQLLEQGTRADSQAERQHVELRRYVSHQSSLLLQLNNALSKLQTELDAVFSRGGKLEYAWNSIQSTAARETLMLGQVKFGILNLFHTAVQRLEMTMMCH; encoded by the exons ATGGCTCAAAGTCAACTGGATGATTATTTCAGACAGGTTTTCGAGGAGAGCATTTTGGATTTACCGGTGCATAAGCAGAGCTTGACGAGCAACGCCATGAGATTTCTGGACAAAAGACAAGAAATAGATGCCGTGGATGCGTCCTTGCAGTCCAAGCGCAACGAATTCAAGGTAGCCTGCGAACAAATTAGGCAAAGGCGAGACAAGCTGAGTAACAACGAAGGGAAGGCAAAGGAGGCACTGTTCAAATTCGACAAGTTCATCACAGAAAACGACGCGAAAAGATCCCGAGGCAAGAAAAAAGCTGACTTGCAAAAAGTGATGGTCGCCCAGAAAGAACAAGAACTAGACGATTTGAAAAGAGAGTACCGCACCTTGCTTTCCAGAAGAGAGAAACTTAGTTGCAGAGTAACAAAGTCAACCGTGTATCATGCGTTTCTAACGAAACTTACGCACATGTCAAAAAAATTCGAGGACATCGCCCAG GTAATTGCTCGCTTCGACACCCTTCTGGCCACTCGGGACCAGTTGCTGGAGCAAGGGACGCGAGCAGACAGCCAAGCGGAGCGACAACACGTCGAGCTGAGGCGCTACGTCAGTCACCAGAGCTCCCTCCTGCTGCAGCTGAACAACGCGCTGTCCAAACTGCAGACCGAACTGGACGCCGTCTTTTCCCGCGGCGGCAAGCTGGAGTACGCCTGGAACAGCATCCAGTCCACAGCGGCCAGGGAGACTCTGATGCTGGGTCAAGTGAAGTTTGGCATTTTGAACCTGTTCCACACCGCCGTGCAGCGACTGGAGATGACGATGATGTGCCATTAG